In Gossypium raimondii isolate GPD5lz chromosome 12, ASM2569854v1, whole genome shotgun sequence, a single window of DNA contains:
- the LOC105763524 gene encoding calmodulin-binding transcription activator 3 isoform X3 has product MPPSGSLFLFDRKVLRYFRKDGHNWRKKKDGKTVKEAHERLKAGSIDVLHCYYAHGEENENFQRRSYWMLEEDLSHIVLVHYRDVKGNRTNFNRLKETEGGIPYSQEAVGIVPNSEVESSLSSNFLPNNSQIPSQTMDTASMNSVHVQASEYEDAESVSNHQASSQFHSFLDSHQPVAGRADTRFYDPYVHVSHSNNCYGKPSITAFQLTQTDKDREYNVAGITYEPQKNLDFTSWEDVLENCDRGVESAQYQPPFTLKQNDTVGLLFDNSFLKKQAFEDQSHAQEEWQGYEGDSSHIVKWSLDQKLHPDLRYDLTSKFDEEVNHNLHPEKQHDHYLLNNQLTDPSKGDHEYVPKPDSENYLTLEGKSVYSSAMRPHLFDGSLAEGLKKLDSFNRWMSKELGDVDESHTHSSSGAYWDEVEGQNGIDVSSIPSQEQLDTFMLGPSLSHDQLFSIIDFSPNWAYVGSEIKVLITGRFLKSQGHAENCKWSCMFGEVEVPAEVIADGVLRCHTPKHEAGRVPFYVTCSNRLACSEVREFEYRVSHILDIDTVDNPSSNAIKILDMRFGRLLCLGSSSPASNTNSIADISQLSSKINSLLKEDVEEWDQMLAHNLEEDFFLEKLKEQLLKKLLKEKLRVWLLQKIVEGGKGPSILDKGGQGVIHFASALGYDWALEPTIVAGVSVNFRDVNGWNALHWAASSGRERTVASLISLGAAPGALTDPTPEYPLGRTPADLASANGHKGISGYLAECDLSSHLLSLNLDKQGSASTTDSRPDVIQKILELKTAPLNYGDASDGPSLKDSLAAVRNATQAAARIHQVFRVQSFQNRQLKEYGNDKYGMSDERALSLLAVKSNKPGQHDERVHAAAIRIQNKFRGWKGRKEFLIIRQRIVKIQAHVRGHQVRKNYRKIVWSVGIVEKVILRWRRKGSGLRGFKPETLTKGPSVSVPSKEDDYDFLKKGRKQTEERLQKALARVKSMALNPAGRDQYSRIKNVVTEIQEKVLYDKVLNFAGETTDLDKDLIDLEKLLDEDTFMQTAP; this is encoded by the exons ATGCCACCAA GTggttcactttttctttttgatcgaAAGGTACTGAGATACTTTAGAAAGGATGGACATAACTGGAGgaagaaaaaggatgggaaGACAGTGaaggaagctcatgagagactCAAG GCAGGAAGCATTGATGTTCTGCATTGCTACTATGCTCatggagaagaaaatgaaaattttcaaagacgCAGTTATTGGATGCTTGAAGA GGATCTCTCGCACATTGTTCTTGTCCACTATCGAGATGTAAAG GGAAATAGGACAAATTTTAACCGTCTCAAAGAGACTGAAGGAGGTATTCCATATTCCCAAGAAGCTGTAGGAATTGTACCCAATTCTGAGGTGGAAAGTTCTCTGTCTTCCAATTTTCTTCCCAATAATAGTCAGATTCCTTCACAAACTATGGATACAGCAAGCATGAACAGTGTGCATGTGCAGGCATCAGAATATGAAGATGCTGAATCAG TGTCTAATCATCAAGCAAGTTCACAGTTCCATTCTTTTCTTGATTCACATCAGCCTGTTGCAGGGAGGGCTGATACCAGATTCTATGATCCATATGTTCATGTATCACATTCAA ATAATTGTTATGGGAAGCCATCTATAACTGCTTTTCAACTTACTCAAACTGACAAGGATAGAGAGTATAATGTTGCTGGAATAACGTATGAGCCCCAGAAGAACCTTGATTTCACATCATGGGAGGATGTGTTGGAAAACTGTGATCGTGGGGTTGAATCTGCACAGTATCAGCCACCATTTACCTTGAAACAAAATGATACTGTGGGGCTGCTATTTGACAACAGCTTTCTTAAAAAGCAGGCGTTTGAGGATCAATCACATGCTCAAGAAGAGTGGCAG GGTTATGAGGGTGATTCTTCTCATATAGTGAAGTGGTCATTGGACCAGAAGTTGCATCCAGACCTGAGATATGATCTTACTTCAAAATTTGATGAAGAAGTTAATCACAATCTGCATCCAGAAAAGCAACATGATCATTATCTACTAAATAACCAGCTGACAGACCCCTCAAAAGGGGACCATGAATATGTTCCTAAACCAGATTCAGAGAACTATTTGACACTGGAGGGGAAATCTGTTTACTCTTCTGCTATGAGACCACATCTGTTTGATGGTTCTTTAGCAGAAGGTCTGAAGAAGCTTGATAGTTTCAACCGCTGGATGAGTAAAGAACTTGGAGATGTAGATGAATCGCATACGCATTCCAGTTCTGGGGCCTATTGGGATGAGGTGGAAGGTCAAAATGGGATTGATGTTTCCTCTATTCCCTCTCAAGAGCAGTTAGATACCTTTATGCTGGGTCCTTCTCTCTCGCATGATCAGCTTTTCAGTATTATTGATTTTTCACCGAATTGGGCATATGTAGGCTCTGAAATCAAG GTCCTCATTACAGGAAGGTTCTTGAAAAGTCAAGGCCATGCCGAAAATTGCAAGTGGTCTTGCATGTTTGGGGAAGTAGAAGTTCCAGCAGAGGTCATAGCAGATGGTGTTCTTCGTTGCCACACTCCAAAACATGAGGCTGGCAGGGTTCCCTTCTATGTCACATGCTCCAACAGATTAGCTTGTAGTGAAGTCCGAGAGTTCGAATACCGAGTCAGTCATATCCTAGATATAGATACTGTTGATAATCCTAGCAGTAATGCCATTAAAATTCTTGATATGCGATTTGGTAGATTATTGTGCCTTGGCTCCAGTTCCCCCGCTTCTAACACCAATAGCATCGCTGATATATCCCAGCTGAGCAGTAAAATTAATTCATTGCTGAAAGAGGATGTTGAGGAATGGGACCAAATGTTGGCACATAACTTGGAGGAAGACTTTTTCCTAGAAAAACTAAAGGAGCAGCTGCTCAAAAAGCTATTGAAAGAGAAGTTGCGTGTATGGCTCTTGCAGAAGATAGTGGAAGGTGGAAAAGGCCCTAGCATATTGGACAAGGGTGGCCAAGGTGTTATACATTTTGCTTCTGCTCTTGGATATGATTGGGCCTTAGAACCAACGATAGTTGCTGGTGTTAGTGTTAACTTCCGGGATGTGAATGGTTGGAATGCACTTCATTGGGCGGCATCTTCTGGCAG AGAACGCACAGTTGCTTCCCTTATTTCATTGGGTGCAGCTCCCGGAGCATTAACAGATCCAACACCAGAATATCCTTTAGGCAGAACGCCTGCTGATCTGGCCTCAGCCAACGGACATAAAGGAATTTCTGGTTATCTTGCAGAATGTGATTTGAGTTCCCATCTTCTATCCCTCAATTTGGATAAGCAAGGCAGTGCCAGTACCACAGATTCTAGACCAGATGTCATACAGAAAATTTTGGAACTAAAGACAGCTCCACTCAACTATGGGGATGCTTCTGATGGCCCATCACTAAAGGACTCATTAGCTGCTGTTCGTAATGCCACACAAGCTGCTGCTCGCATCCATCAAGTCTTCAGGGTACAGTCTTTCCAAAACAGGCAGTTAAAAGAGTATGGTaatgataaatatggaatgtcagaTGAGCGTGCACTTTCACTTTTAGCAGTCAAGTCAAACAAGCCCGGACAACATGATGAGCGCGTGCATGCTGCTGCCATTCGCATACAAAATAAGTTTCGTGGTTGGAAGGGCAGAAAAGAGTTTCTGATAATCCGCCAACGCATTGTCAAGATTCAG gCTCATGTAAGAGGCCACCAGGTAAGGAAAAACTATCGGAAGATCGTCTGGTCAGTAGGAATTGTGGAGAAGGTGATCTTACGTTGGAGACGGAAAGGAAGTGGTTTACGTGGATTCAAACCTGAAACACTCACCAAGGGTCCTAGCGTATCTGTGCCCTCAAAGGAGGATGACTATGATTTCTTGAAAAAAGGCAGGAAGCAAACTGAAGAAAGGTTGCAGAAGGCACTTGCCAGAGTTAAGTCCATGGCCCTGAATCCTGCAGGCCGAGATCAATATAGTAGGATTAAAAATGTTGTCACCGAGATCCAAGAGAAG GTCTTGTACGATAAGGTTCTCAACTTTGCAGGAGAAACGACAGATTTGGACAAAGACTTGATTGATCTCGAAAAACTATTAGATGAGGACACTTTCATGCAGACGGCACCTTGA
- the LOC105763524 gene encoding calmodulin-binding transcription activator 3 isoform X2 — MCCLSILLILFLGGSLFLFDRKVLRYFRKDGHNWRKKKDGKTVKEAHERLKAGSIDVLHCYYAHGEENENFQRRSYWMLEEDLSHIVLVHYRDVKGNRTNFNRLKETEGGIPYSQEAVGIVPNSEVESSLSSNFLPNNSQIPSQTMDTASMNSVHVQASEYEDAESVSNHQASSQFHSFLDSHQPVAGRADTRFYDPYVHVSHSNNCYGKPSITAFQLTQTDKDREYNVAGITYEPQKNLDFTSWEDVLENCDRGVESAQYQPPFTLKQNDTVGLLFDNSFLKKQAFEDQSHAQEEWQGYEGDSSHIVKWSLDQKLHPDLRYDLTSKFDEEVNHNLHPEKQHDHYLLNNQLTDPSKGDHEYVPKPDSENYLTLEGKSVYSSAMRPHLFDGSLAEGLKKLDSFNRWMSKELGDVDESHTHSSSGAYWDEVEGQNGIDVSSIPSQEQLDTFMLGPSLSHDQLFSIIDFSPNWAYVGSEIKVLITGRFLKSQGHAENCKWSCMFGEVEVPAEVIADGVLRCHTPKHEAGRVPFYVTCSNRLACSEVREFEYRVSHILDIDTVDNPSSNAIKILDMRFGRLLCLGSSSPASNTNSIADISQLSSKINSLLKEDVEEWDQMLAHNLEEDFFLEKLKEQLLKKLLKEKLRVWLLQKIVEGGKGPSILDKGGQGVIHFASALGYDWALEPTIVAGVSVNFRDVNGWNALHWAASSGRERTVASLISLGAAPGALTDPTPEYPLGRTPADLASANGHKGISGYLAECDLSSHLLSLNLDKQGSASTTDSRPDVIQKILELKTAPLNYGDASDGPSLKDSLAAVRNATQAAARIHQVFRVQSFQNRQLKEYGNDKYGMSDERALSLLAVKSNKPGQHDERVHAAAIRIQNKFRGWKGRKEFLIIRQRIVKIQAHVRGHQVRKNYRKIVWSVGIVEKVILRWRRKGSGLRGFKPETLTKGPSVSVPSKEDDYDFLKKGRKQTEERLQKALARVKSMALNPAGRDQYSRIKNVVTEIQEKVLYDKVLNFAGETTDLDKDLIDLEKLLDEDTFMQTAP, encoded by the exons ATGTGCTgtctttcaattcttttaatccTTTTCCTAG GTggttcactttttctttttgatcgaAAGGTACTGAGATACTTTAGAAAGGATGGACATAACTGGAGgaagaaaaaggatgggaaGACAGTGaaggaagctcatgagagactCAAG GCAGGAAGCATTGATGTTCTGCATTGCTACTATGCTCatggagaagaaaatgaaaattttcaaagacgCAGTTATTGGATGCTTGAAGA GGATCTCTCGCACATTGTTCTTGTCCACTATCGAGATGTAAAG GGAAATAGGACAAATTTTAACCGTCTCAAAGAGACTGAAGGAGGTATTCCATATTCCCAAGAAGCTGTAGGAATTGTACCCAATTCTGAGGTGGAAAGTTCTCTGTCTTCCAATTTTCTTCCCAATAATAGTCAGATTCCTTCACAAACTATGGATACAGCAAGCATGAACAGTGTGCATGTGCAGGCATCAGAATATGAAGATGCTGAATCAG TGTCTAATCATCAAGCAAGTTCACAGTTCCATTCTTTTCTTGATTCACATCAGCCTGTTGCAGGGAGGGCTGATACCAGATTCTATGATCCATATGTTCATGTATCACATTCAA ATAATTGTTATGGGAAGCCATCTATAACTGCTTTTCAACTTACTCAAACTGACAAGGATAGAGAGTATAATGTTGCTGGAATAACGTATGAGCCCCAGAAGAACCTTGATTTCACATCATGGGAGGATGTGTTGGAAAACTGTGATCGTGGGGTTGAATCTGCACAGTATCAGCCACCATTTACCTTGAAACAAAATGATACTGTGGGGCTGCTATTTGACAACAGCTTTCTTAAAAAGCAGGCGTTTGAGGATCAATCACATGCTCAAGAAGAGTGGCAG GGTTATGAGGGTGATTCTTCTCATATAGTGAAGTGGTCATTGGACCAGAAGTTGCATCCAGACCTGAGATATGATCTTACTTCAAAATTTGATGAAGAAGTTAATCACAATCTGCATCCAGAAAAGCAACATGATCATTATCTACTAAATAACCAGCTGACAGACCCCTCAAAAGGGGACCATGAATATGTTCCTAAACCAGATTCAGAGAACTATTTGACACTGGAGGGGAAATCTGTTTACTCTTCTGCTATGAGACCACATCTGTTTGATGGTTCTTTAGCAGAAGGTCTGAAGAAGCTTGATAGTTTCAACCGCTGGATGAGTAAAGAACTTGGAGATGTAGATGAATCGCATACGCATTCCAGTTCTGGGGCCTATTGGGATGAGGTGGAAGGTCAAAATGGGATTGATGTTTCCTCTATTCCCTCTCAAGAGCAGTTAGATACCTTTATGCTGGGTCCTTCTCTCTCGCATGATCAGCTTTTCAGTATTATTGATTTTTCACCGAATTGGGCATATGTAGGCTCTGAAATCAAG GTCCTCATTACAGGAAGGTTCTTGAAAAGTCAAGGCCATGCCGAAAATTGCAAGTGGTCTTGCATGTTTGGGGAAGTAGAAGTTCCAGCAGAGGTCATAGCAGATGGTGTTCTTCGTTGCCACACTCCAAAACATGAGGCTGGCAGGGTTCCCTTCTATGTCACATGCTCCAACAGATTAGCTTGTAGTGAAGTCCGAGAGTTCGAATACCGAGTCAGTCATATCCTAGATATAGATACTGTTGATAATCCTAGCAGTAATGCCATTAAAATTCTTGATATGCGATTTGGTAGATTATTGTGCCTTGGCTCCAGTTCCCCCGCTTCTAACACCAATAGCATCGCTGATATATCCCAGCTGAGCAGTAAAATTAATTCATTGCTGAAAGAGGATGTTGAGGAATGGGACCAAATGTTGGCACATAACTTGGAGGAAGACTTTTTCCTAGAAAAACTAAAGGAGCAGCTGCTCAAAAAGCTATTGAAAGAGAAGTTGCGTGTATGGCTCTTGCAGAAGATAGTGGAAGGTGGAAAAGGCCCTAGCATATTGGACAAGGGTGGCCAAGGTGTTATACATTTTGCTTCTGCTCTTGGATATGATTGGGCCTTAGAACCAACGATAGTTGCTGGTGTTAGTGTTAACTTCCGGGATGTGAATGGTTGGAATGCACTTCATTGGGCGGCATCTTCTGGCAG AGAACGCACAGTTGCTTCCCTTATTTCATTGGGTGCAGCTCCCGGAGCATTAACAGATCCAACACCAGAATATCCTTTAGGCAGAACGCCTGCTGATCTGGCCTCAGCCAACGGACATAAAGGAATTTCTGGTTATCTTGCAGAATGTGATTTGAGTTCCCATCTTCTATCCCTCAATTTGGATAAGCAAGGCAGTGCCAGTACCACAGATTCTAGACCAGATGTCATACAGAAAATTTTGGAACTAAAGACAGCTCCACTCAACTATGGGGATGCTTCTGATGGCCCATCACTAAAGGACTCATTAGCTGCTGTTCGTAATGCCACACAAGCTGCTGCTCGCATCCATCAAGTCTTCAGGGTACAGTCTTTCCAAAACAGGCAGTTAAAAGAGTATGGTaatgataaatatggaatgtcagaTGAGCGTGCACTTTCACTTTTAGCAGTCAAGTCAAACAAGCCCGGACAACATGATGAGCGCGTGCATGCTGCTGCCATTCGCATACAAAATAAGTTTCGTGGTTGGAAGGGCAGAAAAGAGTTTCTGATAATCCGCCAACGCATTGTCAAGATTCAG gCTCATGTAAGAGGCCACCAGGTAAGGAAAAACTATCGGAAGATCGTCTGGTCAGTAGGAATTGTGGAGAAGGTGATCTTACGTTGGAGACGGAAAGGAAGTGGTTTACGTGGATTCAAACCTGAAACACTCACCAAGGGTCCTAGCGTATCTGTGCCCTCAAAGGAGGATGACTATGATTTCTTGAAAAAAGGCAGGAAGCAAACTGAAGAAAGGTTGCAGAAGGCACTTGCCAGAGTTAAGTCCATGGCCCTGAATCCTGCAGGCCGAGATCAATATAGTAGGATTAAAAATGTTGTCACCGAGATCCAAGAGAAG GTCTTGTACGATAAGGTTCTCAACTTTGCAGGAGAAACGACAGATTTGGACAAAGACTTGATTGATCTCGAAAAACTATTAGATGAGGACACTTTCATGCAGACGGCACCTTGA
- the LOC105763524 gene encoding calmodulin-binding transcription activator 3 isoform X1: MAESRRYVLTNQLDIDQILLEAQHRWLRPAEICEILRNYKKFHISSEPAHMPPSGSLFLFDRKVLRYFRKDGHNWRKKKDGKTVKEAHERLKAGSIDVLHCYYAHGEENENFQRRSYWMLEEDLSHIVLVHYRDVKGNRTNFNRLKETEGGIPYSQEAVGIVPNSEVESSLSSNFLPNNSQIPSQTMDTASMNSVHVQASEYEDAESVSNHQASSQFHSFLDSHQPVAGRADTRFYDPYVHVSHSNNCYGKPSITAFQLTQTDKDREYNVAGITYEPQKNLDFTSWEDVLENCDRGVESAQYQPPFTLKQNDTVGLLFDNSFLKKQAFEDQSHAQEEWQGYEGDSSHIVKWSLDQKLHPDLRYDLTSKFDEEVNHNLHPEKQHDHYLLNNQLTDPSKGDHEYVPKPDSENYLTLEGKSVYSSAMRPHLFDGSLAEGLKKLDSFNRWMSKELGDVDESHTHSSSGAYWDEVEGQNGIDVSSIPSQEQLDTFMLGPSLSHDQLFSIIDFSPNWAYVGSEIKVLITGRFLKSQGHAENCKWSCMFGEVEVPAEVIADGVLRCHTPKHEAGRVPFYVTCSNRLACSEVREFEYRVSHILDIDTVDNPSSNAIKILDMRFGRLLCLGSSSPASNTNSIADISQLSSKINSLLKEDVEEWDQMLAHNLEEDFFLEKLKEQLLKKLLKEKLRVWLLQKIVEGGKGPSILDKGGQGVIHFASALGYDWALEPTIVAGVSVNFRDVNGWNALHWAASSGRERTVASLISLGAAPGALTDPTPEYPLGRTPADLASANGHKGISGYLAECDLSSHLLSLNLDKQGSASTTDSRPDVIQKILELKTAPLNYGDASDGPSLKDSLAAVRNATQAAARIHQVFRVQSFQNRQLKEYGNDKYGMSDERALSLLAVKSNKPGQHDERVHAAAIRIQNKFRGWKGRKEFLIIRQRIVKIQAHVRGHQVRKNYRKIVWSVGIVEKVILRWRRKGSGLRGFKPETLTKGPSVSVPSKEDDYDFLKKGRKQTEERLQKALARVKSMALNPAGRDQYSRIKNVVTEIQEKVLYDKVLNFAGETTDLDKDLIDLEKLLDEDTFMQTAP, translated from the exons ATGGCAGAGTCTAGGCGCTATGTCCTTACTAATCAACTCG ATATTGATCAAATACTCCTGGAAGCGCAGCACAGGTGGTTAAGACCAGCTGAAATATGTGAAATTCTtagaaattataagaaattcCACATTTCTTCCGAACCAGCACATATGCCACCAA GTggttcactttttctttttgatcgaAAGGTACTGAGATACTTTAGAAAGGATGGACATAACTGGAGgaagaaaaaggatgggaaGACAGTGaaggaagctcatgagagactCAAG GCAGGAAGCATTGATGTTCTGCATTGCTACTATGCTCatggagaagaaaatgaaaattttcaaagacgCAGTTATTGGATGCTTGAAGA GGATCTCTCGCACATTGTTCTTGTCCACTATCGAGATGTAAAG GGAAATAGGACAAATTTTAACCGTCTCAAAGAGACTGAAGGAGGTATTCCATATTCCCAAGAAGCTGTAGGAATTGTACCCAATTCTGAGGTGGAAAGTTCTCTGTCTTCCAATTTTCTTCCCAATAATAGTCAGATTCCTTCACAAACTATGGATACAGCAAGCATGAACAGTGTGCATGTGCAGGCATCAGAATATGAAGATGCTGAATCAG TGTCTAATCATCAAGCAAGTTCACAGTTCCATTCTTTTCTTGATTCACATCAGCCTGTTGCAGGGAGGGCTGATACCAGATTCTATGATCCATATGTTCATGTATCACATTCAA ATAATTGTTATGGGAAGCCATCTATAACTGCTTTTCAACTTACTCAAACTGACAAGGATAGAGAGTATAATGTTGCTGGAATAACGTATGAGCCCCAGAAGAACCTTGATTTCACATCATGGGAGGATGTGTTGGAAAACTGTGATCGTGGGGTTGAATCTGCACAGTATCAGCCACCATTTACCTTGAAACAAAATGATACTGTGGGGCTGCTATTTGACAACAGCTTTCTTAAAAAGCAGGCGTTTGAGGATCAATCACATGCTCAAGAAGAGTGGCAG GGTTATGAGGGTGATTCTTCTCATATAGTGAAGTGGTCATTGGACCAGAAGTTGCATCCAGACCTGAGATATGATCTTACTTCAAAATTTGATGAAGAAGTTAATCACAATCTGCATCCAGAAAAGCAACATGATCATTATCTACTAAATAACCAGCTGACAGACCCCTCAAAAGGGGACCATGAATATGTTCCTAAACCAGATTCAGAGAACTATTTGACACTGGAGGGGAAATCTGTTTACTCTTCTGCTATGAGACCACATCTGTTTGATGGTTCTTTAGCAGAAGGTCTGAAGAAGCTTGATAGTTTCAACCGCTGGATGAGTAAAGAACTTGGAGATGTAGATGAATCGCATACGCATTCCAGTTCTGGGGCCTATTGGGATGAGGTGGAAGGTCAAAATGGGATTGATGTTTCCTCTATTCCCTCTCAAGAGCAGTTAGATACCTTTATGCTGGGTCCTTCTCTCTCGCATGATCAGCTTTTCAGTATTATTGATTTTTCACCGAATTGGGCATATGTAGGCTCTGAAATCAAG GTCCTCATTACAGGAAGGTTCTTGAAAAGTCAAGGCCATGCCGAAAATTGCAAGTGGTCTTGCATGTTTGGGGAAGTAGAAGTTCCAGCAGAGGTCATAGCAGATGGTGTTCTTCGTTGCCACACTCCAAAACATGAGGCTGGCAGGGTTCCCTTCTATGTCACATGCTCCAACAGATTAGCTTGTAGTGAAGTCCGAGAGTTCGAATACCGAGTCAGTCATATCCTAGATATAGATACTGTTGATAATCCTAGCAGTAATGCCATTAAAATTCTTGATATGCGATTTGGTAGATTATTGTGCCTTGGCTCCAGTTCCCCCGCTTCTAACACCAATAGCATCGCTGATATATCCCAGCTGAGCAGTAAAATTAATTCATTGCTGAAAGAGGATGTTGAGGAATGGGACCAAATGTTGGCACATAACTTGGAGGAAGACTTTTTCCTAGAAAAACTAAAGGAGCAGCTGCTCAAAAAGCTATTGAAAGAGAAGTTGCGTGTATGGCTCTTGCAGAAGATAGTGGAAGGTGGAAAAGGCCCTAGCATATTGGACAAGGGTGGCCAAGGTGTTATACATTTTGCTTCTGCTCTTGGATATGATTGGGCCTTAGAACCAACGATAGTTGCTGGTGTTAGTGTTAACTTCCGGGATGTGAATGGTTGGAATGCACTTCATTGGGCGGCATCTTCTGGCAG AGAACGCACAGTTGCTTCCCTTATTTCATTGGGTGCAGCTCCCGGAGCATTAACAGATCCAACACCAGAATATCCTTTAGGCAGAACGCCTGCTGATCTGGCCTCAGCCAACGGACATAAAGGAATTTCTGGTTATCTTGCAGAATGTGATTTGAGTTCCCATCTTCTATCCCTCAATTTGGATAAGCAAGGCAGTGCCAGTACCACAGATTCTAGACCAGATGTCATACAGAAAATTTTGGAACTAAAGACAGCTCCACTCAACTATGGGGATGCTTCTGATGGCCCATCACTAAAGGACTCATTAGCTGCTGTTCGTAATGCCACACAAGCTGCTGCTCGCATCCATCAAGTCTTCAGGGTACAGTCTTTCCAAAACAGGCAGTTAAAAGAGTATGGTaatgataaatatggaatgtcagaTGAGCGTGCACTTTCACTTTTAGCAGTCAAGTCAAACAAGCCCGGACAACATGATGAGCGCGTGCATGCTGCTGCCATTCGCATACAAAATAAGTTTCGTGGTTGGAAGGGCAGAAAAGAGTTTCTGATAATCCGCCAACGCATTGTCAAGATTCAG gCTCATGTAAGAGGCCACCAGGTAAGGAAAAACTATCGGAAGATCGTCTGGTCAGTAGGAATTGTGGAGAAGGTGATCTTACGTTGGAGACGGAAAGGAAGTGGTTTACGTGGATTCAAACCTGAAACACTCACCAAGGGTCCTAGCGTATCTGTGCCCTCAAAGGAGGATGACTATGATTTCTTGAAAAAAGGCAGGAAGCAAACTGAAGAAAGGTTGCAGAAGGCACTTGCCAGAGTTAAGTCCATGGCCCTGAATCCTGCAGGCCGAGATCAATATAGTAGGATTAAAAATGTTGTCACCGAGATCCAAGAGAAG GTCTTGTACGATAAGGTTCTCAACTTTGCAGGAGAAACGACAGATTTGGACAAAGACTTGATTGATCTCGAAAAACTATTAGATGAGGACACTTTCATGCAGACGGCACCTTGA